The proteins below come from a single Crossiella sp. CA-258035 genomic window:
- a CDS encoding ABC transporter ATP-binding protein, whose product MAAEREHGALRVRRLGKVFGERTVLDQVDLDLAPGEFVGLLGRSGSGKSTLLRVLAGLDTAYTGEVRTPGTVSVAFQEPRLLPWRKVGQNVALGLRRADAAEAAARALGEVGLSGHADAWPLTLSGGEAQRVSLARALVREPELLLLDEPFGALDALTRLTMHRLVRELWLAHRPSVLLVTHDIDEALRLADRILVLADGRIAAEHRTEGADLAHLRELVLADLGVIDHEPAL is encoded by the coding sequence ATGGCGGCAGAGCGTGAGCACGGTGCACTGAGGGTCCGGCGGCTGGGCAAGGTCTTCGGCGAGCGGACGGTGCTGGACCAGGTGGACCTGGACCTCGCGCCCGGGGAGTTCGTCGGCCTGTTGGGGCGCAGCGGTTCCGGCAAGTCCACCCTGCTGCGGGTGCTGGCCGGGCTGGACACCGCCTACACCGGCGAGGTGCGCACGCCGGGCACGGTCTCGGTGGCCTTCCAGGAGCCGAGGCTGCTGCCCTGGCGCAAGGTCGGCCAGAACGTCGCGCTCGGACTGCGCCGGGCGGACGCCGCCGAAGCGGCCGCGCGGGCACTGGGCGAGGTGGGGCTGTCCGGGCACGCCGATGCTTGGCCGCTGACCCTCTCCGGCGGTGAGGCGCAACGGGTCTCGCTGGCCCGCGCGCTGGTCAGGGAGCCGGAGCTGCTGTTGCTGGACGAGCCGTTCGGCGCGCTGGACGCGCTGACCCGGCTGACCATGCACCGCCTGGTGCGCGAGCTGTGGCTGGCGCACCGGCCCTCGGTGCTGCTGGTCACCCACGACATCGACGAGGCGCTGCGCCTGGCCGACCGGATCCTGGTGCTCGCCGACGGCCGCATCGCGGCCGAGCACCGGACCGAGGGCGCGGACCTCGCACACCTGCGCGAGCTGGTGCTCGCCGACCTGGGAGTGATCGACCATGAGCCGGCGCTTTGA
- a CDS encoding MaoC/PaaZ C-terminal domain-containing protein, with the protein MEVQELDHAPGLGLLYPKAVLTGFSRGGKELPGTGYLRRAVPVDLAHLAQYNRVCGFGLTDLLPPTYPHILAFPMAVKLMTAPGFPFPLVGLVHIGNRIEQLRPLRADQALDLRVWSQNLAGHERGRQFEVVSEASVDGELAWREVSTYLRREKSSGGKESRPETPELPEPNGVWRVAKDIGRRYAKVSGDSNPIHLHPLSAKLFGFPRHIAHGMWSKARCLAAFEGRLPAAYTAEVSFKLPILLPGKVAFRTTRIGEGWEFDLRAARDGRPHLAGTIS; encoded by the coding sequence GTGGAGGTTCAGGAGCTGGATCACGCGCCCGGTCTCGGGCTGCTCTACCCCAAGGCCGTGCTGACCGGGTTCTCCCGTGGTGGCAAGGAACTCCCCGGCACCGGCTACCTGCGGCGGGCGGTGCCGGTGGACCTGGCGCACCTGGCCCAGTACAACCGGGTGTGCGGGTTCGGACTCACCGACCTGCTGCCGCCGACCTACCCGCACATCCTGGCCTTCCCGATGGCGGTCAAGCTGATGACCGCGCCGGGGTTCCCGTTCCCGCTGGTCGGACTCGTGCACATCGGCAACCGGATCGAGCAGCTGCGCCCGCTGCGGGCTGATCAGGCGCTGGACCTGCGGGTGTGGTCGCAGAACCTGGCCGGGCACGAGCGGGGCCGCCAGTTCGAGGTGGTCAGCGAGGCTTCGGTGGACGGCGAGCTGGCCTGGCGGGAGGTCAGCACCTACCTGCGCCGGGAGAAGTCCAGTGGTGGCAAGGAGTCCCGGCCGGAAACGCCGGAGCTGCCGGAGCCCAACGGGGTGTGGCGGGTGGCCAAGGACATCGGCCGCCGGTACGCCAAGGTCTCCGGCGACAGCAACCCGATCCACCTGCACCCGTTGAGCGCCAAGCTGTTCGGCTTCCCCCGGCACATCGCGCACGGCATGTGGAGCAAGGCCCGCTGCCTGGCCGCGTTCGAGGGCAGGCTGCCTGCGGCCTACACCGCGGAGGTGAGCTTCAAGCTGCCGATCCTGTTGCCGGGCAAGGTCGCCTTCCGCACCACGCGCATCGGCGAGGGCTGGGAGTTCGACCTGCGGGCGGCCAGGGACGGCCGCCCGCACCTGGCCGGGACGATCAGTTAG
- a CDS encoding 3-oxoacyl-ACP reductase: MTDRYQKLARSSVGRMLVKRLGLPNPAPLRRYQPGQPVVDGPVLFGSAPKGRLGDAVLGVLKSVEATVLTSAAEGDPEQRYAALVFDATGIERSEDLRELYRFFHPVIRQLDSNGRVVVLGTPPELVDSPRQSVAQRALEGFTRAAGKEVPRGGTAQLVYVAPGAEDGLAATLRFFLSARSAYVSGQVVRIGTAPVTEPADWAKPLAGKVALVTGAARGIGEAIAEVLSRDGAHVVCLDIPAAGEDLSKVANRVRGTAIQLDITSADAPTKLAEHLRERHGGVDVVVHNAGITRDKTLGRMDDARWDSAVDVNLSAQERINEVLLRDNVIHDGGRLIGLSSISGIAGNFGQTNYSTSKAGVIGVVQALAPALRERGITVNAVAPGFIETRLTSAMPLFTREAGRRMNSLAQGGLPVDVAETIAWLASPGSAGVTGNVVRVCGQSLLGA; the protein is encoded by the coding sequence ATGACCGATCGGTACCAGAAGCTGGCCCGGTCCTCGGTGGGCCGGATGCTCGTCAAACGGCTCGGCCTGCCCAACCCCGCGCCGCTGCGCCGGTACCAGCCCGGTCAGCCAGTGGTGGACGGGCCGGTGCTGTTCGGCTCGGCGCCCAAGGGTCGGCTCGGCGACGCGGTGCTGGGCGTGCTCAAGTCGGTGGAGGCCACCGTGCTGACCAGCGCGGCCGAGGGCGACCCCGAGCAGCGCTACGCCGCACTGGTCTTCGACGCCACCGGCATCGAGCGCAGCGAGGACCTGCGCGAGCTGTACCGCTTCTTCCACCCGGTGATCCGCCAGCTGGACAGCAACGGCCGGGTTGTCGTGCTGGGCACCCCGCCCGAGCTGGTGGACTCGCCGCGGCAGTCGGTGGCCCAGCGCGCGCTGGAGGGCTTCACCCGCGCGGCGGGCAAGGAGGTGCCGCGCGGAGGCACCGCACAGCTGGTCTACGTGGCCCCCGGCGCCGAGGACGGCCTGGCCGCCACGCTGCGGTTCTTCCTCTCCGCCCGCTCGGCCTACGTCTCCGGGCAGGTGGTCCGGATCGGGACCGCGCCGGTGACCGAGCCCGCGGACTGGGCAAAACCGTTGGCGGGCAAGGTCGCGCTGGTCACCGGCGCGGCGCGCGGTATCGGCGAGGCCATCGCCGAGGTGCTCAGCCGGGACGGCGCGCACGTGGTGTGCCTGGACATCCCGGCCGCGGGCGAGGACCTGTCCAAGGTGGCCAACCGGGTGCGCGGCACCGCCATCCAGCTCGACATCACCAGCGCGGACGCGCCCACGAAGCTCGCCGAGCACCTGCGCGAGCGGCACGGCGGGGTGGACGTCGTGGTGCACAACGCGGGCATCACCAGGGACAAGACGCTGGGCCGGATGGACGACGCGCGCTGGGACTCGGCGGTCGACGTCAACCTCTCCGCGCAGGAGCGGATCAACGAGGTGCTGTTGCGGGACAACGTGATCCACGACGGCGGACGGCTGATCGGGCTGTCCTCGATCAGCGGCATCGCGGGCAACTTCGGCCAGACCAACTACTCGACCTCCAAGGCGGGCGTGATCGGCGTGGTGCAGGCGCTGGCCCCGGCGCTGCGCGAGCGCGGCATCACGGTGAACGCGGTCGCGCCCGGTTTCATCGAGACCCGGCTCACCTCCGCGATGCCGTTGTTCACCAGGGAAGCCGGTCGCCGGATGAACAGCCTGGCCCAGGGCGGGCTGCCGGTGGACGTGGCCGAGACCATCGCCTGGCTCGCCAGCCCGGGGTCCGCCGGGGTGACCGGGAACGTGGTCCGGGTCTGCGGCCAGAGCCTGCTCGGAGCCTGA
- a CDS encoding glycerophosphodiester phosphodiesterase — MALAVLGSSTLAAAPATALEVNIDLSFGKKPEKLLVIGHRGASGYRPEHTLASYELAARMGADYIEPDLVATKDGVLVARHENEISGTTDVADRPEFAARKATKVIDGTSLTGWFTEDFTLTELKTLRAKERIPQFRPNNVIYNGRFQVPTFQEVLDLRARLSKELRRDIGVYPETKHPTYFRSIKLPLEPPLVRALTKNGLNNRHARVFVQSFEVTNLKDLSRELRVPLVQLLDAEGAPYDFVASGDKRTYADLVTPKGLKEIASYAKGIGPYKEMVIPRGKDGNLTSPTQLVPEAHKNGLQVHPYTFRSENNFLPTNMRLPGPPSVHGNAFAEYEAYFKAGVDGVFADNPDTAIEARSTFKR, encoded by the coding sequence ATGGCACTCGCCGTGCTGGGCAGCAGCACCCTGGCAGCCGCTCCTGCCACCGCCCTGGAGGTGAACATCGACCTGTCATTCGGCAAGAAGCCGGAGAAGCTGCTGGTCATCGGCCACCGCGGCGCCTCGGGTTACCGGCCCGAGCACACCCTGGCCTCCTACGAACTGGCCGCGCGGATGGGCGCGGACTACATCGAGCCGGACCTGGTCGCCACCAAGGACGGCGTGCTGGTCGCCCGGCACGAGAACGAGATCAGCGGCACCACCGACGTCGCGGACCGCCCGGAGTTCGCCGCGCGCAAGGCCACCAAGGTGATCGACGGGACCAGCCTCACCGGCTGGTTCACCGAGGACTTCACCCTGACCGAGCTGAAGACGCTGCGGGCCAAGGAGCGCATCCCGCAGTTCCGGCCGAACAACGTGATCTACAACGGCCGGTTCCAGGTGCCCACCTTCCAGGAGGTGCTGGACCTGCGCGCCCGGCTGTCCAAGGAGCTGCGGCGGGACATCGGGGTGTACCCGGAGACCAAGCACCCCACCTACTTCCGCTCGATCAAGCTGCCGCTGGAACCGCCGCTGGTGCGCGCGCTGACCAAGAACGGCCTGAACAACCGGCACGCCAGGGTGTTCGTGCAGTCCTTCGAGGTGACCAACCTCAAGGACCTCAGCCGTGAGCTGCGGGTGCCGCTGGTGCAGCTGCTGGACGCCGAGGGCGCGCCGTACGACTTCGTCGCTTCCGGCGACAAGCGCACCTACGCGGACCTGGTGACGCCCAAGGGGCTCAAGGAGATCGCTTCGTACGCCAAGGGCATTGGGCCGTACAAGGAGATGGTGATCCCGCGCGGCAAGGACGGGAACCTGACCTCGCCGACCCAGCTGGTGCCGGAGGCGCACAAGAACGGCCTCCAGGTGCACCCGTACACCTTCCGCAGCGAGAACAACTTCCTGCCGACCAACATGCGGCTGCCTGGCCCGCCCTCGGTGCACGGCAACGCCTTCGCCGAGTACGAGGCCTACTTCAAGGCCGGCGTGGACGGGGTGTTCGCGGACAACCCGGACACCGCGATCGAGGCGCGCAGCACCTTCAAGCGCTGA
- a CDS encoding ABC transporter substrate-binding protein, whose translation MSRRFDLRAAVFAAALLLSGCTPSAADTGELVLKVGDQKGNAQSLLSSAGLLKDLPYKIEWSTFTSGPPLLEAASAGAIDLGGVGNTPPIFAAAANAKITVVAAAKGDASSDAILVPEGSPLTGANALRGKQIAVAKGSSAHGSLLLVLQRAGLSITDVKPVFLAPAEAFAAFTQKRVDAWAIWDPYTSQALLEAGARVLVDGAGVANGYSFQVASRAALDNSRKTGAVKDYLSRLAKAQHWSDTHRAERAKAWAAETGLSLPVAEAAVARGVDLYQPLTPEVVASEQQLADAFTAAKVLPGKVNFAEFVDNRFDADIQATLR comes from the coding sequence ATGAGCCGGCGCTTTGACCTCCGCGCCGCGGTGTTCGCCGCGGCCCTGCTGCTCTCCGGTTGCACGCCGAGCGCGGCCGACACCGGCGAGCTGGTGCTCAAGGTCGGCGACCAGAAGGGCAACGCGCAGTCCCTGCTGAGTTCGGCCGGGCTGCTCAAGGACCTGCCCTACAAGATCGAGTGGTCCACCTTCACCAGCGGCCCGCCGCTGCTGGAGGCGGCCTCGGCCGGTGCCATCGATCTGGGCGGGGTCGGCAACACGCCGCCGATCTTCGCCGCCGCGGCCAACGCGAAGATCACCGTGGTGGCCGCGGCCAAGGGCGATGCCAGCAGCGATGCCATCCTGGTGCCCGAGGGCTCGCCGCTGACCGGGGCGAACGCCTTGCGCGGCAAGCAGATCGCGGTGGCCAAGGGCAGTTCGGCGCACGGCTCACTGCTGCTCGTGCTGCAACGGGCCGGGCTGTCGATCACCGACGTCAAGCCGGTGTTCCTGGCCCCGGCCGAGGCATTCGCCGCCTTCACCCAGAAACGGGTGGACGCCTGGGCGATCTGGGACCCCTACACCTCGCAGGCGTTGCTGGAGGCCGGGGCGCGGGTGTTGGTGGACGGCGCGGGCGTGGCCAACGGCTACAGCTTCCAGGTCGCCAGCCGGGCCGCCCTCGACAACAGCCGGAAGACCGGCGCGGTCAAGGACTACCTGTCCCGGCTGGCCAAGGCCCAGCACTGGTCGGACACCCACCGCGCGGAACGGGCCAAGGCCTGGGCGGCGGAGACCGGGCTGTCCCTGCCGGTGGCGGAGGCCGCGGTGGCCAGGGGCGTGGACCTCTACCAGCCGCTCACCCCGGAGGTGGTGGCCTCCGAGCAGCAGCTCGCGGACGCCTTCACCGCGGCGAAGGTGTTGCCGGGCAAGGTGAACTTCGCCGAGTTCGTGGACAACCGGTTCGACGCCGACATCCAAGCCACTCTCCGCTGA
- a CDS encoding SIMPL domain-containing protein (The SIMPL domain is named for its presence in mouse protein SIMPL (signalling molecule that associates with mouse pelle-like kinase). Bacterial member BP26, from Brucella, was shown to assemble into a channel-like structure, while YggE from E. coli has been associated with resistance to oxidative stress.), whose amino-acid sequence MTKGTGEVERTADRAQLWVSFTASASDRSEAVALLGQRVAGVEPLLEQDGVEVRSRRLSVQPNWQGDRQVGASAEQHYQLRVADRAALEQVVTALVAAEPSALNGPDWELSDQAEAVQEAQVLAVADARRRAEGYASALGVRLGPLLRISDGEDTHYAPMARAGGYAMAAEGGSAVQALNLEPQPITVTARCTTTWSLLD is encoded by the coding sequence GTGACGAAGGGGACCGGAGAAGTCGAGCGGACCGCGGACCGCGCCCAGCTGTGGGTGAGTTTCACCGCGAGCGCGAGCGACCGGAGCGAGGCGGTCGCGCTGCTCGGGCAGCGGGTGGCCGGGGTCGAACCGCTACTGGAGCAGGACGGCGTCGAGGTGCGTTCGCGGCGGCTGTCCGTGCAGCCGAACTGGCAGGGCGACCGCCAGGTCGGCGCCAGCGCGGAACAGCACTACCAGCTGCGGGTGGCCGACCGGGCCGCGCTGGAGCAGGTGGTGACCGCGCTGGTCGCGGCCGAGCCGTCCGCGTTGAACGGCCCGGACTGGGAACTGAGCGACCAGGCCGAGGCGGTCCAGGAGGCCCAGGTGCTCGCGGTCGCGGACGCCCGCAGGCGCGCGGAGGGCTATGCCAGCGCGCTGGGCGTGCGCCTCGGCCCGCTGCTGCGGATCAGCGACGGCGAGGACACGCACTACGCGCCGATGGCCCGCGCGGGCGGCTACGCGATGGCCGCGGAGGGCGGCTCGGCGGTGCAGGCGCTGAACCTGGAACCGCAGCCGATCACGGTGACCGCGCGCTGCACCACCACCTGGTCGCTGCTGGACTAG
- a CDS encoding TRAP transporter fused permease subunit — protein MTAVDELVAEQDEERPARRLSRRWDLGVAVVTFAIAVLVLRQVFFPFSAGSQFYLIVFLGLTLPLVFLVYRPALKRRTGSDDPQPVDWALSALALSAGLYPVITGFNGFLDRQGSLSTVDIIAGAVLLVLILEATRRTTGLVLPAVCLLFLAHAYYGGFLPPGWLIAHSGIDFGQIVNALYNDASGFYGTPLDVAATYIVLFTIYGAMLGASGAGKFFVDISFAAFRNSPTAPGRTTALSGFLLGTVSGSGTATTVSLGAVTWPILRRAGYPKENAGGLLAASGIGAILSPPTLGAAAFIIAEYLRVPYLEVLLWACLPTLLYYLGIVLAVEADARRFGAKAVEVDSPSPWRLLLTGGYHFASLGIIVVFLALGIPAFSAVVYATGLATLFALAQRVLSKQDGWWRGWLLDMFGALSTGVRSALPVIAVCAAAGVITSTITKTGLGQELSAGLVSAARYFTGNATVVLLLTVLFAAVAVGVLGLAVPVTASFIIAWVVLGPALAELGVSDPARAMFLFYYAVLSEVTPPTALASVAAAAITGGSVMRTMWQTWKYTLPAFLVPIAFVLTDHGTALLLQRSWTEVLWVFGVAVLGVAALAVGTGGWLFGPARWPERALCVLAALFLLYLQPWTITAGLVLLAVAVVLHLVTRKREPVGTT, from the coding sequence GTGACCGCGGTCGATGAGCTGGTGGCCGAACAGGACGAGGAACGTCCGGCCCGGCGGCTGAGCCGGCGGTGGGACCTCGGTGTCGCGGTGGTGACCTTCGCCATCGCGGTCCTGGTGCTGCGCCAGGTGTTCTTCCCGTTCAGCGCGGGCAGCCAGTTCTACCTGATCGTCTTCCTCGGGCTGACCCTGCCGCTGGTCTTCCTGGTCTACCGCCCTGCGCTGAAGAGACGAACCGGCAGCGACGACCCGCAGCCGGTGGACTGGGCGCTGTCCGCGCTGGCGCTGTCCGCCGGGCTCTACCCGGTGATCACCGGTTTCAACGGCTTCCTGGACCGGCAGGGCTCACTGTCCACAGTGGACATCATCGCGGGCGCGGTGCTGCTGGTGCTGATCCTGGAGGCCACCCGGCGCACCACCGGCCTGGTGCTGCCCGCGGTCTGCCTGCTCTTCCTCGCGCACGCCTACTACGGCGGGTTCCTGCCGCCCGGCTGGCTGATCGCGCACTCCGGCATCGACTTCGGCCAGATCGTCAACGCGCTCTACAACGACGCCAGCGGCTTCTACGGCACGCCGCTGGACGTGGCCGCCACCTACATCGTGCTGTTCACCATCTACGGCGCGATGCTGGGGGCATCCGGCGCGGGCAAGTTCTTCGTCGACATCAGCTTCGCCGCCTTCCGCAACTCGCCGACCGCGCCCGGCCGCACCACCGCGCTCTCCGGCTTCCTGCTCGGCACCGTCTCCGGCTCCGGCACCGCGACCACGGTCAGCCTCGGCGCGGTCACCTGGCCGATCCTGCGCAGGGCCGGGTACCCGAAGGAGAACGCGGGCGGACTGCTGGCCGCCTCCGGGATCGGCGCGATCCTGTCCCCGCCGACGCTGGGCGCCGCCGCGTTCATCATCGCCGAGTACCTGCGGGTGCCCTACCTGGAAGTGCTGCTGTGGGCCTGTCTGCCCACGCTGCTCTACTACCTGGGCATCGTGCTCGCGGTGGAGGCCGACGCCCGCCGCTTCGGCGCCAAGGCGGTCGAGGTGGACTCGCCGAGCCCGTGGCGGCTGCTGCTCACCGGCGGCTACCACTTCGCCTCGCTTGGCATCATCGTGGTGTTCCTGGCACTGGGCATCCCGGCCTTCTCCGCGGTGGTCTACGCCACCGGGCTGGCCACGCTGTTCGCACTGGCCCAGCGTGTTCTGTCCAAACAGGACGGTTGGTGGCGGGGCTGGCTGCTGGACATGTTCGGCGCGCTGTCCACCGGGGTGCGCTCGGCGCTGCCGGTGATCGCGGTCTGCGCGGCGGCCGGGGTGATCACCTCCACCATCACCAAGACCGGCCTCGGTCAGGAGCTCTCCGCCGGACTGGTGTCGGCGGCCAGGTACTTCACCGGCAACGCCACGGTGGTGCTGCTGCTGACCGTGCTCTTCGCCGCGGTCGCGGTCGGTGTGCTCGGCCTCGCGGTGCCGGTGACCGCCTCGTTCATCATCGCCTGGGTGGTGCTCGGCCCCGCGCTGGCCGAGCTCGGCGTCTCCGACCCGGCCCGCGCGATGTTCCTGTTCTACTACGCGGTGCTGTCGGAGGTGACCCCGCCGACCGCGCTGGCCTCGGTGGCCGCGGCCGCGATCACCGGCGGCTCGGTCATGCGCACCATGTGGCAGACCTGGAAGTACACCCTGCCCGCCTTCCTGGTGCCGATCGCGTTCGTGCTCACCGACCACGGCACCGCCCTGCTGCTGCAACGGTCCTGGACCGAGGTGCTGTGGGTGTTCGGCGTCGCCGTGCTCGGCGTGGCCGCGCTCGCGGTGGGCACCGGCGGCTGGCTGTTCGGGCCCGCGCGCTGGCCGGAACGCGCGCTGTGCGTGCTGGCCGCGCTGTTCCTGCTCTACCTGCAACCGTGGACGATCACCGCCGGACTGGTGCTGCTCGCGGTGGCCGTGGTGCTGCACCTCGTGACGCGCAAACGCGAACCTGTGGGGACAACGTGA
- a CDS encoding TAXI family TRAP transporter solute-binding subunit, translating into MRLTRVLAAVAALSLLAAGCGGKQRDTPVNQPNAAPCEASEGRVTLATGNAGGVYYVLGGGLAQLISGNTKLKATAAETGASVQNIQQLVAGDYDIAFSLADTAADAVAGRDSFNGKPQKVQALTRIHLNYVHVVVRANAGINSIADMRGKRISTGSPRSGTEVIANRLLQAAGLNPDSDVQAQRLDLTKTVDGMKDGTIDGLVWVGGLPTAQITDLTTTLKDRAKFVDVTGLLSKLKQVNSVYDRASIPAATYRTPAEVPTLVIPNVLLVREDFPAGNACAITKLIYDKRADLEKVHPAAKDIDVHKATVIDPIPMHPGASKALESLR; encoded by the coding sequence ATGCGATTAACCAGAGTTCTGGCCGCCGTCGCCGCGCTCAGCCTGCTCGCCGCGGGCTGTGGCGGCAAACAGCGGGACACCCCGGTGAACCAGCCCAATGCCGCGCCGTGCGAGGCGAGCGAGGGCAGGGTCACCCTGGCCACCGGCAACGCGGGCGGCGTCTACTACGTGCTCGGCGGCGGCTTGGCCCAGCTGATCAGCGGCAACACCAAGCTCAAGGCCACCGCGGCGGAGACCGGCGCCTCGGTGCAGAACATCCAGCAGCTGGTCGCCGGAGACTACGACATCGCCTTCTCCCTGGCCGACACCGCCGCGGACGCGGTGGCCGGGCGGGACTCCTTCAACGGCAAGCCGCAGAAGGTGCAGGCGCTCACCCGGATCCACCTCAACTACGTGCACGTGGTGGTGCGCGCGAACGCCGGCATCAACTCCATCGCCGACATGCGCGGCAAGCGGATCTCCACCGGCTCGCCGCGCTCGGGCACCGAGGTGATCGCCAACCGGCTGTTGCAGGCGGCCGGGCTGAACCCGGACAGCGACGTGCAGGCCCAGCGGCTGGACCTGACCAAGACCGTGGACGGCATGAAGGACGGCACCATCGACGGCCTGGTGTGGGTCGGCGGCCTGCCCACCGCGCAGATCACCGACCTCACCACCACGCTCAAGGACCGGGCCAAGTTCGTCGACGTGACCGGACTGCTGAGCAAGCTCAAGCAGGTCAACAGCGTCTACGACCGGGCGAGCATCCCCGCGGCCACCTACCGCACCCCGGCCGAGGTGCCCACCCTGGTGATCCCGAACGTGCTGCTGGTGCGCGAGGACTTCCCGGCTGGCAACGCCTGCGCGATCACCAAGCTGATCTACGACAAGCGCGCCGACCTGGAGAAGGTGCACCCGGCCGCCAAGGACATCGACGTGCACAAGGCCACCGTGATCGACCCGATCCCGATGCACCCCGGCGCGTCGAAGGCCCTGGAGTCGCTGCGCTAA
- a CDS encoding acetyl-CoA C-acetyltransferase, whose product MSASTRRVAVLGGNRIPFARSNGPYARASNQDMLTAALDGLVSRFGLQGERLGEVAAGAVLKHSRDFNLTRETVLGSQLAPETPAYDVQQACGTGLEAAILVANKIALGQIESGIAGGVDTTSDAPIGVNEDLRQVLLAANRAKSLGARLRLLTRLRPTHIVPDIPRNGEPRTGLSMGEHAAITAKEWEISREAQDELTVASHQNLARAYESGFFDDLITPFQGLDRDQNLRPDSSLEKLAKLKPVFGKGEGATMTAANSTPLSDGASAVLLASEEWAAAHRLSPLAYFAHCETAAVDFVHGGEGLLMAPAYAVPRMLARAGLTLQDFDYYEIHEAFASQVLATLKAWTDPGFCKEKLGLDAPLGEIDRTKLNVNGSSLAAGHPFAATGGRIVATLAKLLARKGSGRGLISICAAGGQGVTAILER is encoded by the coding sequence ATGTCCGCGAGCACGCGACGGGTGGCGGTCCTGGGTGGCAACCGGATTCCCTTCGCCCGATCCAACGGTCCCTACGCCAGGGCATCCAACCAGGACATGCTCACCGCCGCGCTGGACGGGCTGGTCAGCCGGTTCGGCCTGCAGGGCGAGCGGCTCGGCGAGGTGGCCGCGGGCGCGGTGCTCAAGCACAGCCGCGACTTCAACCTGACCAGGGAGACCGTGCTGGGCAGCCAGTTGGCCCCGGAGACCCCGGCCTACGACGTGCAGCAGGCCTGCGGCACCGGCCTGGAAGCGGCCATCCTGGTGGCCAACAAGATCGCCCTCGGGCAGATCGAGTCGGGCATCGCCGGGGGCGTGGACACCACCAGCGACGCGCCGATCGGCGTCAACGAGGACCTCCGCCAGGTGCTGCTGGCCGCCAACCGGGCCAAGAGCCTCGGCGCGCGCCTGCGGCTGCTGACCAGGCTGCGGCCCACGCACATCGTGCCGGACATCCCGCGCAACGGCGAACCGCGCACCGGCCTGTCCATGGGCGAGCACGCGGCGATCACCGCCAAGGAGTGGGAGATCAGCCGCGAGGCCCAGGACGAGCTGACCGTGGCCAGCCACCAGAACCTGGCCCGCGCCTACGAGTCCGGCTTCTTCGACGACCTGATCACCCCGTTCCAGGGCCTGGACCGGGACCAGAACCTGCGCCCGGACTCCAGCCTGGAGAAGCTGGCCAAGCTCAAGCCGGTGTTCGGCAAGGGCGAGGGCGCGACCATGACCGCGGCCAACTCCACCCCGCTCTCCGACGGCGCCAGCGCGGTGCTGCTGGCCAGCGAGGAGTGGGCGGCCGCGCACCGGCTGAGCCCGCTGGCCTACTTCGCGCACTGCGAGACCGCCGCGGTGGACTTCGTGCACGGCGGCGAGGGCCTGCTGATGGCCCCGGCCTACGCGGTGCCGAGGATGCTCGCCCGCGCCGGGCTCACCCTGCAGGACTTCGACTACTACGAGATCCACGAGGCCTTCGCCTCCCAGGTGCTGGCCACCCTCAAGGCCTGGACCGATCCCGGCTTCTGCAAGGAGAAGCTCGGCCTGGACGCCCCGCTCGGCGAGATCGACCGGACCAAGCTCAACGTCAACGGCTCCTCGCTGGCCGCCGGCCACCCGTTCGCCGCCACCGGCGGCCGGATCGTGGCCACCCTGGCCAAGCTGTTGGCGCGCAAGGGATCCGGCCGCGGCCTGATCTCCATCTGCGCCGCGGGCGGCCAGGGCGTCACCGCGATCCTGGAGCGCTAG